The following are from one region of the Rattus rattus isolate New Zealand chromosome 13, Rrattus_CSIRO_v1, whole genome shotgun sequence genome:
- the LOC116914420 gene encoding salivary glue protein Sgs-3-like — MAGSRLLPLTLALLLFARTGDSSVVLTCTGVAFTLLWESVITNNSPSPTTESTQTTSDPSSQSPEITPESTSPSLHPTSLETTSSAHSSSNPTSLEATSSAHSSSNPTTGSASPEPETASFPSSVFPSSEPTTTPQFTNLAPQGSPTTSSPGQDAGSLWIPTSHRNPGVVTAVCLLVSVLLIGSVFIAVRHFNRDLPAFHNLDTVSMVRWVQAGLGLLTSQ; from the exons ATGGCGGGCTCCCGGCTGCTGCCCCTGACGCTGGCTTTGCTTCTGTTCGCGAGAACCGGCGACTCCTCCGTCGTCCTTACATGTACAG gtGTTGCTTTTACACTACTCTGGGAGAGCGTAATAACAAacaactccccctccccaactacagAATCAACACAGACAACCTCCGATCCCTCCTCCCAAAGTCCAGAGATAACCCCTGAGTCCACCTCTCCAAGTCTCCACCCCACAAGTCTGGAAACCACATCCTCTGCACACTCCAGCTCCAACCCCACAAGTCTGGAAGCCACATCCTCTGCACACTCCAGCTCCAACCCCACAA CAGGTTCAGCCTCCCCAGAACCAGAGACAGCTTCTTTCCCCAGCTCTGTGTTCCCCAGTTCTGAGCCAACCACCACACCCCAGTTCACGAACTTGGCTCCACAAGGGTCACCCACTACGTCCAGTCCAGGCCAGG atgcaGGCAGCCTCTGGATCCCCACATCACACAGGAACCCCGGTGTGGTGACtgctgtgtgtctgcttgtgtctGTCTTACTCATCGGCTCTGTGTTCATCGCTGTGAGACATTTTAATCGAGATTTGCCAGCTTTTCACAATCTGGATACGGTATCCATGGTGAGATGGGTacaggcagggctggggctgCTGACTTCCCAGTAG